One region of Primulina tabacum isolate GXHZ01 chromosome 1, ASM2559414v2, whole genome shotgun sequence genomic DNA includes:
- the LOC142546541 gene encoding uncharacterized protein LOC142546541: MDATDKAEGFFDSIKPPRLEDAGLEDCALPPDLIKEAFRKAASAVKSVITTSDGEGESGGQCVDDPWEDSTDVVIGISDGITAPSGGCIAQKGGGLTEAPGDEVAVLGGDPNDKGDTVVEPDLPASGDACVDGLQGLDIGGNGRGILGKKLVDRKADVDEEDEGGDKPTLAEGYV; the protein is encoded by the coding sequence ATGGATGCGACCGACAAAGCAGAAGGATTTTTCGACTCAATCAAGCCGCCCCGGCTGGAGGATGCAGGCCTTGAGGATTGCGCGTTGCCTCCGGACCTCATAAAGGAGGCTTTTCGCAAAGCCGCATCCGCCGTTAAGTCGGTCATCACAACATCTGACGGAGAGGGTGAATCCGGAGGTCAATGTGTTGATGATCCGTGGGAAGATTCAACGGACGTGGTGATAGGGATTTCGGATGGGATAACTGCTCCTTCTGGAGGCTGCATCGCCCAGAAAGGCGGTGGATTGACGGAGGCGCCTGGTGATGAGGTGGCAGTTCTTGGTGGGGATCCGAACGACAAAGGGGACACGGTGGTGGAGCCAGATCTCCCGGCGAGTGGGGATGCTTGCGTCGATGGGTTGCAAGGCTTGGACATTGGGGGAAATGGCCGGGGCATTTTGGGCAAGAAGCTCGTGGATCGAAAAGCTGACGTAGATGAAGAAGACGAGGGCGGAGATAAACCGACTTTAGCGGAAGGTTATGTGTGA